One window of Thermoleophilia bacterium genomic DNA carries:
- a CDS encoding class I SAM-dependent methyltransferase, producing the protein MPAPTEQQPGAIPDAAALARWPEAERRRPGRSDRHYLALGSLADALEAGIEQALGGRSGLRVLDVGCGNKPYLPLLADRAASYIGVDAVDGPQVDKIGVAEDLPFEDAAFDVVLCTQVLEHVDEPATALAEIRRVLAPGGVTFVSTHGVFLYHPDPPGSDRDYWRWTHSGLMRIFRQTGEWSELRIQEQGNVVACLGYIVAQYVDEFGQRLGIDLVRRAMLRVLNSTSKWLDARFPPRARVPGGGSLSANYLVTAVKPGTPPA; encoded by the coding sequence TTGCCGGCACCTACTGAGCAGCAACCGGGCGCGATCCCGGACGCCGCGGCACTCGCCCGATGGCCTGAAGCGGAGCGACGGCGGCCGGGGCGCTCCGACCGCCACTACCTAGCCCTGGGATCATTGGCCGACGCCCTCGAGGCCGGCATCGAGCAGGCGCTTGGCGGCCGGTCGGGCCTGCGCGTCCTCGACGTCGGCTGCGGCAACAAGCCGTACCTGCCTCTACTGGCTGATCGCGCCGCCAGTTACATCGGCGTCGACGCGGTCGACGGTCCCCAGGTCGACAAGATCGGTGTTGCCGAAGATCTTCCTTTCGAAGACGCCGCCTTCGACGTCGTTCTCTGCACCCAGGTGCTGGAACACGTCGACGAACCGGCCACGGCGCTTGCCGAGATCCGGCGGGTCCTGGCCCCGGGAGGCGTGACCTTCGTCTCGACCCACGGGGTGTTCCTCTACCACCCTGATCCGCCCGGGAGTGACCGGGACTACTGGCGCTGGACCCACTCCGGCCTGATGCGCATCTTCCGGCAGACCGGGGAGTGGTCCGAGCTCCGGATCCAGGAGCAGGGCAACGTGGTCGCATGTCTCGGCTACATCGTCGCCCAGTATGTGGACGAATTCGGTCAGAGGCTGGGGATCGACCTGGTTCGCAGGGCGATGCTCCGCGTCCTCAATTCCACTTCGAAGTGGCTCGACGCCCGGTTTCCCCCGCGGGCCCGGGTGCCCGGGGGCGGATCGCTGAGCGCGAACTATCTGGTGACCGCGGTCAAGCCCGGGACTCCGCCCGCCTAG
- a CDS encoding pyridoxamine 5'-phosphate oxidase family protein, with translation MSRRELIQLTDEEIIGFLDEQRVMIATTNGVRGWPHSMPLWYLPRNGETWAWTYAKSQKVRNLERDNRATILIETGDAYAELRGVMFEAEAVLHNDTETVTSFARELGVRYSKETGVDGDGAAEVFASQISKRVVMQFKPVNTASWDHRKLAGTY, from the coding sequence ATGAGCCGCCGCGAACTGATCCAGCTGACCGACGAGGAGATCATCGGTTTCCTCGACGAGCAGCGGGTCATGATCGCGACCACCAACGGGGTTCGAGGATGGCCCCACTCGATGCCACTGTGGTACCTGCCCCGGAACGGTGAAACCTGGGCCTGGACCTACGCCAAGTCGCAGAAGGTCAGGAACCTCGAACGTGACAACCGCGCGACGATCCTGATCGAGACCGGCGACGCCTACGCCGAGCTGCGCGGGGTCATGTTCGAGGCCGAGGCCGTGCTCCATAACGACACCGAGACGGTCACCAGCTTCGCGCGTGAACTCGGTGTCAGGTATTCGAAGGAGACCGGGGTAGATGGTGACGGCGCCGCCGAGGTCTTCGCTTCCCAGATCTCCAAGCGGGTGGTCATGCAGTTCAAGCCCGTGAACACGGCCAGCTGGGATCATCGGAAACTTGCCGGCACCTACTGA
- a CDS encoding oligosaccharide flippase family protein — protein sequence MTDSPLDSPPDPVPVATDAGVELKSQAVRGAALLSVRQILVGVVTVGGIIALPLLLSPAEFSLYGYVNTVILVGAALGDLGLAAHIMKNQMSGRDLGRSLAMQLAFWGGLCLILLAVSATLNPFGFSMLTNSLLLFGLFLFALQALPTALLEKELRFKRISAIEIVQRIVLISIAITLAAVNPSEWSIPLAAAVAALIGYPAVLKASAWRWRPRLGGGEPLFKGFSSQWWQVRIVNQAAYAAYPLLGGLLYTAHEVGLIVWAIAITSIPAYFAPMVARATFPTLARAEDKERAEIYSSLFRGLLLIGMPLVAGLLVSAGAITEHIFGPEWTGGITLLRLESVTTAIGIATSSIVPFLFLSCPPSTVRWICVSSLGAIIVFSIALTPWFSFLSISIATIIAVSVQLVLFDHLLRRDLSYSPLRDMAPAIAGLVVGVAAGLPIVLASDSLLAGIAGGILAAVIQIAVTFLLKGGVDVREVLNRRGGGPVQARN from the coding sequence TTGACCGACTCACCGCTCGATTCACCACCGGACCCGGTACCGGTAGCCACCGACGCGGGTGTCGAGCTGAAGTCCCAGGCGGTCCGGGGTGCGGCTCTGCTCAGCGTCCGCCAGATCCTGGTCGGAGTGGTCACGGTCGGTGGCATCATCGCTCTGCCATTGCTGCTCTCCCCGGCCGAGTTCTCGCTCTACGGCTACGTCAACACCGTGATCCTCGTCGGCGCGGCCCTCGGTGACCTCGGCCTCGCCGCGCACATCATGAAAAACCAGATGTCCGGCCGCGACCTCGGCCGGAGCCTGGCTATGCAGCTGGCGTTCTGGGGAGGCCTCTGCCTGATTCTGCTGGCGGTCTCCGCGACCCTGAACCCGTTCGGCTTCTCGATGCTGACCAACTCGCTCCTGCTGTTCGGCCTGTTCCTGTTCGCACTCCAGGCCCTGCCGACGGCGTTGCTCGAGAAAGAACTTCGTTTCAAGCGGATCTCCGCGATCGAGATCGTCCAGCGGATCGTGCTGATCTCGATCGCGATCACCCTGGCCGCCGTCAATCCGTCGGAGTGGTCGATCCCCTTGGCGGCGGCAGTCGCCGCGTTGATCGGATACCCGGCGGTCCTCAAAGCTTCCGCCTGGCGCTGGCGACCGCGGCTCGGCGGCGGCGAACCTCTGTTCAAGGGCTTCTCATCCCAGTGGTGGCAGGTGAGAATCGTCAACCAAGCGGCTTATGCCGCGTATCCGCTGCTCGGTGGGCTGCTGTACACGGCCCACGAAGTCGGCCTGATCGTCTGGGCCATCGCGATCACCTCGATCCCGGCTTATTTCGCACCGATGGTCGCCCGGGCGACTTTCCCCACCCTTGCGCGTGCCGAAGACAAGGAGCGGGCCGAGATCTACAGCTCCCTGTTCCGCGGTCTCCTGCTGATCGGCATGCCCCTGGTCGCGGGGCTGCTCGTTTCGGCCGGAGCCATCACCGAACACATCTTCGGTCCGGAGTGGACCGGCGGCATCACCCTGCTGCGGCTCGAGTCCGTGACCACGGCCATCGGGATCGCGACATCTTCGATCGTGCCGTTCCTGTTCCTGAGCTGTCCGCCTTCAACAGTCCGGTGGATCTGTGTCAGCTCGCTGGGCGCGATCATCGTCTTCTCGATCGCGCTGACCCCTTGGTTCTCGTTCCTCTCGATCTCTATCGCCACGATCATCGCCGTATCGGTCCAGCTGGTCCTCTTTGACCACCTGCTGCGGCGCGATCTCTCCTACAGCCCGCTCCGCGACATGGCCCCGGCGATCGCCGGCCTGGTGGTCGGAGTCGCGGCCGGGCTGCCGATCGTGCTGGCCAGCGATTCACTCTTGGCCGGTATCGCCGGCGGGATCCTGGCCGCGGTGATCCAGATCGCGGTGACCTTCCTGCTGAAGGGCGGCGTCGATGTGAGGGAAGTCCTGAACCGCCGCGGGGGTGGCCCGGTCCAAGCCAGGAACTAG